A portion of the Bacillota bacterium genome contains these proteins:
- a CDS encoding UbiX family flavin prenyltransferase has product MRLVVGITGATGAIYGIRVLEALKAGGIESHLVISPWGEKTIEVETSYSVATVKALASHCHDPSALDAPISSGSYLTAGMIIAPCSMKTLAAIANGYSENLLERAADVTIKESRPLVLVVRETPLSAIHLENMLKLARLGVTIMPPVPAFYCRPRSIDDVVNHLVGKILDRFGLSHDLFPRWGSCEHERRE; this is encoded by the coding sequence ATGCGCCTGGTAGTCGGGATCACGGGTGCCACGGGAGCCATATACGGGATAAGGGTGTTGGAAGCACTCAAGGCAGGCGGCATCGAGTCTCATCTCGTGATAAGCCCATGGGGGGAGAAAACGATAGAGGTCGAGACCTCGTATAGTGTTGCAACAGTGAAGGCTCTCGCCTCCCACTGTCACGACCCTTCTGCACTCGACGCTCCGATCTCGAGCGGGTCCTACCTCACCGCAGGCATGATCATAGCCCCCTGCAGCATGAAGACTCTCGCGGCTATCGCCAACGGATACTCGGAGAACCTTCTTGAGAGAGCCGCGGACGTCACCATCAAGGAAAGCCGTCCTCTGGTTCTCGTGGTGAGGGAGACTCCGCTTAGTGCGATTCATCTGGAGAACATGTTGAAACTCGCGCGTCTGGGCGTCACGATAATGCCTCCGGTGCCCGCCTTCTATTGCCGTCCGAGGAGCATCGACGATGTAGTCAACCATCTCGTTGGGAAGATCCTTGATAGGTTCGGGTTGAGCCACGACCTCTTCCCAAGGTGGGGGTCTTGCGAACATGAGCGGAGGGAATAG
- a CDS encoding tripartite tricarboxylate transporter substrate binding protein, whose amino-acid sequence MASKAIRRIVLASVTMMVLASLAGAGVLAAANGDLSFFKGKVIKFIVPYSVGGGFDSYARAMAPYLEEYIPGVTVVVQNVAGGGGMIGINTLYAADPDGLTIGIAHGAGAVINQVLKTPGTRFNLEEMNWLARVTTEPLLTVVSGKSPFKTVKDFAGAGRPIVFAQTGVGSGDYYGSLLLLKALGINYKVVTGFPGSREANLAVVRGEGVDGTSAFYGSLVSLIETGDVRPVVQLAFERHKDLPGVPTALEVVPPENRELARALTSLFEIKYIIAAPPKVPAERVSALRAAFDKVFADQEFIDWSVKMKCPVDYLNGAALDKLVRENVDAFTKLERELKAITEKG is encoded by the coding sequence ATGGCAAGCAAGGCGATAAGACGCATAGTTCTAGCGAGCGTAACCATGATGGTCCTCGCCAGTCTCGCGGGTGCCGGGGTTCTTGCCGCAGCCAACGGGGACCTGTCGTTCTTCAAGGGCAAGGTCATCAAGTTCATCGTGCCGTACAGCGTTGGGGGCGGGTTTGACTCGTACGCCAGGGCCATGGCGCCGTATCTGGAGGAGTACATCCCCGGTGTAACCGTCGTGGTGCAGAATGTCGCTGGCGGCGGCGGGATGATCGGAATCAATACTCTGTACGCCGCAGACCCGGACGGCCTGACCATAGGCATTGCGCACGGGGCAGGAGCGGTGATCAATCAGGTGTTGAAGACGCCGGGGACGAGGTTCAACTTGGAGGAGATGAACTGGCTTGCCCGGGTCACGACCGAACCGCTCCTCACCGTCGTGTCCGGCAAGTCCCCGTTCAAGACGGTCAAGGACTTCGCCGGTGCCGGAAGGCCGATAGTCTTCGCCCAGACAGGGGTGGGCAGCGGAGACTACTATGGGTCACTGTTGCTGCTGAAGGCCCTGGGAATCAACTACAAGGTCGTTACCGGCTTTCCGGGTTCGCGGGAGGCGAACCTCGCGGTGGTGCGCGGCGAAGGCGTGGACGGAACCTCAGCGTTCTACGGCTCGTTGGTATCCCTCATTGAGACGGGTGACGTAAGGCCGGTGGTACAACTGGCGTTCGAGCGCCACAAGGACCTTCCGGGCGTCCCCACTGCCCTCGAGGTGGTTCCCCCTGAGAACCGCGAACTCGCACGTGCGTTGACTAGCCTCTTCGAGATCAAGTACATAATCGCCGCTCCACCCAAGGTGCCGGCGGAGCGCGTGTCCGCCTTGCGGGCAGCGTTCGACAAGGTCTTCGCGGATCAGGAGTTCATCGATTGGTCGGTGAAGATGAAGTGTCCCGTTGACTACCTGAACGGGGCCGCGCTCGACAAGTTGGTAAGAGAGAACGTTGACGCTTTCACGAAACTCGAGCGTGAGCTCAAAGCCATAACCGAGAAAGGTTGA
- a CDS encoding tripartite tricarboxylate transporter permease, producing the protein MLSQAFQGVSALLAVQPFSYMLLGILVGLAFGVAPGLGGITAMAILVPLTYKLGQTSAFALLIGAASAVAFGGSVSAILINTPGTNQSVATCLDGYPMTRSGEGRRAIGISATASALGGVVGAIVLLALIPVMHKVVLAFAPPEYFMLCLLGLTAIAGVSGKTMLKGLVMGGLGILLSFVGYDPVTGTLRYTFNALYLYDGIDVVAAVIGLFAIAEMMSLMVEGSTIVSGNVEEKPGGLVEGMKDVFRHWWLFLRSSVIGTVIGIIPGIGGGTANVVAYSHAVQTSRCPERFGTGVPEGVIAPESANNASFGGALVPTVAFGIPGSEMCVVLLGAFMLHGLVPGPEMLKEHLDLVFQMAWGVAFANIIASLIGVAFMSWLVRLCSVRVSLLAPSIIAISLLGAFATSGNVADVLVALVFGIFGYWMKKLGYPRAPLMIGLVLGGLAEVNLHLSLQIYGLGFVLRPIALVILALILVFAFGPAVQRVVAGRRRVEA; encoded by the coding sequence ATGTTGTCGCAAGCATTCCAGGGCGTGAGCGCCCTCCTTGCCGTACAGCCGTTCTCGTACATGCTGCTGGGAATCCTAGTGGGGCTCGCTTTCGGAGTGGCTCCGGGTCTCGGCGGAATCACAGCGATGGCCATTCTCGTTCCTCTGACCTACAAGCTGGGCCAGACGAGCGCCTTCGCGCTCCTCATCGGCGCGGCGAGCGCCGTCGCCTTCGGGGGGTCTGTCAGCGCGATCCTCATCAACACGCCGGGCACTAACCAAAGCGTGGCGACGTGTCTCGATGGGTACCCGATGACGAGGAGTGGAGAGGGCAGGCGGGCGATAGGCATCAGTGCCACAGCTTCGGCACTGGGAGGCGTGGTGGGCGCGATCGTCCTTCTCGCCCTGATCCCGGTCATGCACAAGGTCGTCCTGGCATTTGCGCCTCCCGAGTACTTCATGCTCTGCCTCCTCGGGCTCACCGCCATAGCCGGAGTGAGCGGCAAGACCATGCTGAAAGGGTTGGTCATGGGAGGGCTCGGAATCCTTCTCTCGTTCGTTGGCTACGACCCCGTGACGGGCACGCTCCGCTACACTTTCAACGCGTTGTACCTGTACGACGGTATCGACGTTGTGGCCGCGGTGATCGGCCTCTTCGCCATCGCCGAGATGATGTCGTTGATGGTTGAAGGGAGCACCATCGTATCGGGGAACGTCGAGGAAAAGCCTGGCGGGCTCGTAGAGGGCATGAAGGACGTGTTCAGGCACTGGTGGCTCTTCCTCCGATCCAGCGTCATCGGAACAGTGATAGGCATCATTCCAGGCATAGGAGGCGGGACCGCGAACGTCGTGGCTTACAGCCACGCGGTTCAGACGTCCAGGTGTCCGGAGAGATTCGGGACGGGAGTGCCTGAAGGCGTGATAGCTCCCGAGTCCGCGAACAACGCCAGCTTCGGTGGAGCCCTCGTGCCGACAGTGGCCTTCGGTATCCCTGGCAGCGAGATGTGCGTGGTGCTCCTCGGCGCTTTCATGCTGCACGGGCTCGTGCCGGGACCCGAGATGCTGAAGGAACACCTTGACCTCGTGTTCCAGATGGCGTGGGGTGTGGCGTTCGCAAACATCATAGCCTCCCTGATCGGAGTTGCCTTCATGAGTTGGCTGGTCCGACTGTGCTCGGTGAGGGTGTCGCTCTTGGCCCCCTCGATCATCGCCATATCGCTGCTGGGAGCGTTCGCTACGTCTGGAAACGTGGCGGACGTGCTCGTGGCGCTAGTGTTCGGTATTTTTGGCTACTGGATGAAGAAGCTCGGATATCCGCGCGCGCCCCTGATGATAGGGCTCGTGCTAGGGGGTCTGGCCGAGGTGAACCTCCATCTTTCGCTGCAGATCTATGGCCTGGGATTCGTTCTCCGGCCGATAGCCTTGGTCATCCTAGCATTGATCCTCGTGTTTGCGTTCGGTCCGGCAGTGCAGCGCGTCGTGGCGGGAAGGAGGCGTGTTGAAGCGTGA
- a CDS encoding tripartite tricarboxylate transporter TctB family protein, with translation MKASEQYIFGLVVAVMLAGFVVMGMGYLPQARLAPLSIGLPTLGLMLILLQRMKSQGRARALKDGPSGEAGGQGSHTEASGEDASGERVGGGARVTLATEVSIIGWIVGFTALIWLVGFTVAIPVFLFLMARGKFREGFAVSLGLALTVGAGLYIAFDVLLKVPMNCGIWP, from the coding sequence GTGAAAGCATCTGAGCAGTACATTTTCGGCCTCGTGGTGGCGGTGATGCTTGCAGGCTTTGTGGTCATGGGGATGGGGTACCTGCCCCAAGCGAGACTGGCGCCGCTTTCGATAGGACTGCCGACCCTGGGTCTCATGCTGATTCTTCTACAGCGGATGAAGAGCCAGGGCAGAGCGCGCGCGTTGAAAGATGGGCCGAGTGGCGAGGCAGGGGGGCAAGGATCGCACACCGAAGCTAGTGGGGAGGACGCCAGTGGGGAACGCGTGGGCGGCGGGGCGCGCGTCACGCTTGCGACGGAGGTGTCGATCATAGGGTGGATCGTGGGGTTCACCGCCCTCATCTGGCTCGTTGGGTTCACCGTGGCCATTCCGGTCTTCCTGTTCCTGATGGCACGGGGCAAGTTCAGGGAGGGCTTCGCGGTATCACTTGGCTTGGCGTTGACCGTGGGAGCTGGCCTTTACATCGCGTTCGACGTGCTCCTCAAGGTCCCGATGAACTGCGGCATCTGGCCGTGA
- a CDS encoding UbiD family decarboxylase has protein sequence MRFADLREYVRALEENGLVKRISEEVDKDWEIAALCRLAFTKLPSETRPALLFENVKGFDSPVVAGVLGASRRVYAMALGIDTFGGNVLTEIAQRWARAIKNPVAPRLVTTGPCKENILTGDDIDVFRFPVPMWTVGEDPGLFLTAPCVVTKDPETGTRNVGTYRIQLKERNKTGIHMGKTRHIYRHIQKNEAKGRPTPVAIVVGSDPTVGLASVSSVPFGVDELAVAGALRGEPVDVVKCETVDLEVPATAEIVIEGLIRPGYRELEGPFGEYPGYMGASGDAPVVDVTCITFRNDVVFHAFVSQMPPSESSLIRGCGRESSIYAHLVADHKLPIRDVHLKESGGSAAYLAISMRPQYPGQVWETAWAAWTVDPSLGKITVIVDDDIDIRDPFQLDWAMSFRVQPERDLHIVSGTAAVMNDPSQAAKGVTKEDPSRHVSSKVLIDATKKHEYPAIAMPPAEHLARAAEKWERLRF, from the coding sequence TTGAGATTCGCTGATCTGAGGGAGTATGTCCGGGCGCTCGAGGAGAACGGGCTCGTGAAACGAATCTCTGAGGAAGTCGACAAAGACTGGGAAATCGCTGCGTTGTGCCGTCTTGCCTTCACCAAGCTGCCGTCGGAGACGAGGCCGGCTCTTCTCTTCGAGAATGTCAAGGGGTTCGATTCGCCGGTAGTGGCCGGGGTGCTGGGAGCGTCGCGCCGTGTGTACGCGATGGCCTTGGGCATCGACACTTTCGGTGGCAACGTGCTCACGGAGATAGCACAGCGGTGGGCCCGAGCCATCAAGAACCCGGTCGCGCCCAGGCTCGTGACAACCGGACCTTGCAAAGAGAACATCCTCACCGGCGACGACATAGACGTGTTCAGGTTTCCGGTGCCCATGTGGACGGTAGGAGAGGATCCTGGGCTTTTTCTGACCGCGCCGTGCGTGGTGACGAAGGACCCCGAAACAGGGACGAGGAACGTTGGGACCTACCGGATTCAACTCAAGGAGCGCAACAAGACGGGTATCCACATGGGCAAGACCCGCCACATTTACAGACACATACAGAAGAATGAAGCCAAGGGCAGGCCCACGCCTGTGGCCATTGTCGTGGGGAGCGATCCCACCGTGGGTCTCGCTTCTGTGTCATCTGTGCCGTTCGGCGTCGATGAACTGGCAGTCGCGGGGGCGCTGAGGGGCGAGCCGGTGGACGTGGTCAAGTGCGAGACGGTCGACCTTGAAGTGCCTGCGACCGCGGAAATAGTCATCGAGGGGCTGATCAGGCCAGGATACAGGGAGCTCGAGGGGCCGTTCGGGGAGTATCCCGGCTACATGGGAGCGTCGGGTGACGCGCCGGTGGTGGACGTCACGTGCATTACGTTCAGAAACGACGTCGTGTTCCACGCCTTCGTAAGCCAGATGCCTCCGAGCGAGTCCAGCCTGATAAGGGGGTGCGGGCGGGAGTCCTCGATATATGCCCACCTCGTCGCCGATCACAAGCTGCCCATTCGAGACGTTCACCTGAAGGAGAGCGGCGGGAGCGCGGCATACCTTGCTATCTCCATGCGACCGCAGTACCCCGGTCAGGTGTGGGAGACTGCCTGGGCAGCGTGGACAGTCGACCCGTCGCTTGGGAAGATCACGGTGATAGTGGACGACGACATAGACATCAGAGATCCGTTCCAGCTCGACTGGGCCATGAGCTTTCGGGTTCAACCGGAGCGGGACCTGCACATCGTTAGTGGAACGGCGGCCGTCATGAACGACCCGTCTCAGGCCGCGAAAGGGGTCACCAAAGAGGATCCATCGCGGCACGTCTCATCCAAGGTGCTCATAGACGCGACGAAGAAGCACGAGTACCCCGCTATAGCCATGCCGCCCGCCGAGCACCTCGCCAGAGCCGCTGAGAAGTGGGAAAGGCTTCGGTTCTAG
- a CDS encoding TRAP transporter permease translates to MVKYDKVMSAVLTAVSVAMALFHTYTALFGSLTSMWQRSIHLTFGFLLVYLMHSSKSKTTSAKLTGLGLSALGAATGIYVITNFDAIIMRFGSPNSLDLALAAVALLLVLDTARRTLGWAMPLIAIGFLLYAFLGPYLPGILYHRGYDLPRVLNQMYLTTEGIYGIPLGVSADYIFLFILFGSFLVATGAGQFYIDLAKALVGRARGGPAKVAIIASSLFGTISGSAQANVAGTGMITIPLMKNVGYRSEFAGAVEAAASTGGQIMPPVMGAAAFVMAEILGVPYVRIVQAAFIPALIYYTALLFSVDFEAARARIPGLTKDEIPNLRKVLREGWLYLVPLAAMIFLLIVVKWTTTKSAVYSLLATVIVGFLQHQRKFGLTEAVEAIRDGARGAISVITACSCAGVVVGIVNLTGLGLRFSNIVVSAAGGNVALLLVLIMLASLVLGMGLPTTPAYLVLAVLGVPALQTLGVPLLAAHMFIFYFGCISMITPPVALAVYVAAGIAKSSFWKTGINAVKLGVAAFIVPYFFIFNPPLLFEGTLPSVLWAGATAAVGAALLSGAAIGWFMGDIGVPERVVLLASALGLIDPGQLTNAMGLVGLALVVALQRFRATRSRSTRGGDFSGAIG, encoded by the coding sequence ATGGTCAAGTACGACAAGGTTATGAGCGCTGTCCTCACAGCGGTATCAGTTGCGATGGCGCTCTTCCACACCTACACTGCGCTTTTCGGCTCTCTCACTTCGATGTGGCAACGCAGCATCCACCTTACATTCGGGTTCCTTCTCGTATATCTCATGCATTCATCCAAGAGCAAGACGACATCGGCGAAGCTTACCGGCCTGGGACTCTCGGCCCTTGGAGCTGCCACCGGCATCTACGTCATCACCAACTTCGACGCAATAATCATGCGCTTCGGCAGCCCAAACAGCCTCGACCTCGCGCTTGCCGCCGTCGCCCTCTTGTTGGTCCTAGATACCGCGAGGAGAACCCTGGGATGGGCAATGCCCTTGATCGCCATTGGGTTCCTGCTATACGCGTTTCTGGGGCCGTACCTCCCGGGCATCCTCTATCACAGGGGATACGATCTTCCGAGAGTCCTCAACCAAATGTACTTGACGACGGAAGGCATCTACGGGATACCGTTGGGAGTCTCCGCGGACTACATCTTCCTTTTCATATTGTTCGGGTCGTTCCTGGTCGCGACGGGAGCTGGGCAGTTCTATATCGACCTCGCCAAGGCGCTCGTTGGGCGGGCTAGGGGAGGTCCTGCCAAGGTGGCCATCATAGCCAGCTCGCTGTTCGGGACGATCTCCGGCAGCGCCCAAGCCAACGTGGCGGGAACCGGGATGATAACGATTCCTCTCATGAAGAACGTAGGCTATCGATCTGAATTTGCCGGGGCGGTGGAGGCGGCCGCCTCTACCGGGGGGCAGATCATGCCTCCGGTCATGGGTGCGGCGGCGTTTGTGATGGCCGAGATCCTCGGAGTTCCCTACGTCCGTATCGTTCAGGCCGCGTTCATCCCTGCCTTGATCTACTATACCGCGCTCCTCTTCTCGGTCGACTTCGAGGCCGCAAGGGCGCGGATTCCTGGGCTGACGAAAGACGAGATCCCGAACCTTCGCAAGGTACTGAGAGAAGGGTGGCTCTATCTCGTGCCCCTTGCGGCGATGATATTCCTTCTCATCGTGGTCAAGTGGACCACGACGAAATCCGCCGTGTATTCGCTGCTCGCCACCGTGATCGTCGGCTTTCTGCAGCACCAGAGGAAGTTCGGGTTGACCGAGGCGGTCGAGGCGATACGGGATGGGGCCAGGGGTGCCATCAGCGTGATCACGGCCTGCTCTTGCGCAGGCGTCGTTGTAGGAATAGTCAACCTCACCGGGCTCGGTCTGCGCTTCTCCAACATCGTGGTGAGCGCCGCCGGAGGCAACGTTGCACTGTTGCTCGTGCTCATCATGCTTGCGTCGCTGGTGCTGGGCATGGGCTTGCCGACCACGCCGGCCTACTTGGTGCTGGCGGTGCTCGGGGTTCCAGCGCTCCAGACGCTCGGCGTGCCGCTCCTCGCCGCACACATGTTCATTTTCTACTTCGGATGTATCTCCATGATAACGCCGCCTGTAGCGCTTGCCGTGTACGTGGCTGCCGGCATCGCCAAGTCGAGCTTCTGGAAAACGGGGATTAACGCCGTCAAGCTTGGCGTGGCTGCGTTCATTGTGCCGTACTTCTTCATCTTCAACCCTCCTCTGCTTTTCGAGGGGACGTTGCCCTCAGTACTGTGGGCTGGCGCCACCGCTGCGGTCGGAGCCGCTCTCTTGAGCGGAGCGGCGATCGGGTGGTTCATGGGGGACATTGGCGTTCCGGAGAGGGTTGTGCTCTTGGCGAGCGCTCTAGGGCTTATCGACCCGGGTCAGCTGACCAACGCTATGGGACTCGTCGGTCTCGCTCTCGTTGTCGCCCTCCAGCGCTTCCGGGCGACGAGATCGAGGAGCACAAGAGGAGGTGACTTCAGCGGCGCAATTGGATGA
- a CDS encoding TAXI family TRAP transporter solute-binding subunit produces MTKRIVWLVIVAVLLMSCGSAAVAGTTLPKHLSLGACGTAGTFYLVGAGVSQIIEKYLHVSTTAEVTACAVENTKLLHGGKIELGILTPEVADQAYRGITPFTSKQDILALAPLYPNLYQLIVPANSPIQSIMDIKGKRVSVGAPGSGILESNKLLLDALGLKFTDFKPEYLSFSETAEGMKNGWVDAAIIVTAAPSSWVLDLESVKPIRVVPLTEKELNTIVEKVPYYVPTVIPKGRYKSQDYEVRSFAAWNVLAVRKDVPDDVVYELTKAIMEHNDELAKVHKEAANIRPENASTVKIPYHPGAAKYYKEIGITVH; encoded by the coding sequence ATGACCAAGCGAATCGTCTGGTTGGTGATTGTGGCTGTTTTATTGATGAGTTGCGGATCTGCTGCGGTCGCAGGCACCACTCTGCCCAAACACCTGTCGCTCGGCGCGTGTGGCACCGCAGGAACCTTCTACCTCGTCGGCGCGGGTGTGAGCCAAATCATAGAGAAGTACCTCCACGTTTCGACGACAGCCGAGGTCACGGCGTGCGCTGTGGAGAACACGAAGTTGCTCCACGGAGGGAAGATAGAGCTGGGGATACTCACCCCGGAGGTTGCGGACCAAGCATATCGGGGTATTACCCCGTTCACCTCTAAGCAAGACATTCTGGCTCTGGCACCGCTGTACCCCAACCTCTATCAGTTGATAGTCCCGGCCAACTCTCCCATCCAGTCGATAATGGACATCAAAGGGAAAAGAGTATCCGTCGGAGCACCGGGCAGCGGCATCCTGGAAAGCAACAAGCTGCTTCTCGACGCGCTCGGCCTGAAGTTCACCGATTTCAAGCCCGAGTACCTCTCGTTCAGCGAGACCGCCGAGGGAATGAAGAACGGCTGGGTTGACGCAGCCATCATCGTCACCGCGGCTCCGTCCTCGTGGGTGTTGGACCTGGAGTCCGTCAAGCCCATCAGGGTAGTCCCGCTCACTGAAAAGGAGCTCAACACCATAGTTGAGAAGGTACCGTACTATGTCCCAACAGTCATTCCGAAGGGACGGTACAAATCCCAGGACTACGAGGTTCGCAGCTTCGCTGCGTGGAACGTCCTTGCAGTTCGGAAGGACGTGCCGGACGACGTCGTGTACGAGTTGACGAAAGCGATCATGGAGCACAACGATGAGCTCGCGAAGGTCCACAAGGAGGCGGCCAACATCCGTCCAGAGAACGCCAGTACCGTCAAGATCCCGTACCATCCCGGCGCGGCGAAGTACTACAAGGAGATAGGGATCACGGTTCACTGA
- a CDS encoding DUF1850 domain-containing protein, whose translation MHGGCEPRTESSSSKNRIRTTRAAALSVLCVILAVCGVAAWCLWHRDRSRSLVVIAENRARPVLQIPAAPGLEFVLRYTHSQTGGPMEMRFALGPDCRIVLREVRAEILRPEIEELARYALEVVREGAWTVYRGMNQRIDPLFVRVRVSDGEQDLVINGTAIPLRSLAASGARLELRVR comes from the coding sequence ATGCACGGAGGCTGTGAACCTCGCACGGAGAGCTCGAGCTCGAAGAATAGGATAAGGACCACGCGGGCAGCCGCTCTGTCCGTGCTGTGTGTCATCCTTGCGGTCTGTGGCGTCGCGGCGTGGTGCCTTTGGCATCGGGACCGCAGTCGCAGTCTGGTCGTCATCGCCGAAAATCGCGCTCGGCCTGTGCTCCAGATTCCGGCGGCTCCCGGGCTGGAGTTCGTTCTGCGGTACACTCACAGTCAGACGGGCGGGCCAATGGAGATGAGGTTTGCGCTGGGTCCCGACTGCAGAATCGTCCTCAGAGAGGTCCGGGCGGAGATCCTGAGGCCCGAGATAGAAGAGCTTGCACGTTACGCCCTGGAGGTCGTCCGGGAGGGCGCTTGGACCGTGTACCGCGGGATGAACCAGAGAATCGACCCGCTTTTCGTCAGGGTCAGGGTGTCCGATGGAGAACAAGATCTTGTCATCAACGGTACCGCGATCCCCCTGAGGTCGCTCGCCGCATCTGGCGCACGGTTGGAATTAAGGGTCAGGTAA
- a CDS encoding xanthine dehydrogenase family protein subunit M, which translates to MRERLPRFRYMEARSVEEALSLLKELGPGAKLLAGGTDLLVAMRMKGARPDALVNLKTVPGLDTIEARADGLFIGALATMQAVADSPEVARGFGCLARAAGVVGSWQVRNRATVGGNLCNGAPSAETAPPLLVLGAKAHVAEPGGGAKVVDLDDFFLGPGVTLCSSGRLLLGIAVPEPPQDMWTTYIKHSPRRAMDIAVVGVAVGLALKDGGRVREARIALGAVAPTPFRAREAEAYLEDRILTSEAAREAGRLAARAARPISDVRASAGYRLEMCETLVARALTALASCGRDGRG; encoded by the coding sequence ATGCGTGAGAGATTGCCCAGATTCAGATACATGGAGGCCCGCTCGGTAGAGGAGGCTCTGTCTCTCCTGAAAGAATTGGGACCCGGCGCGAAGCTGCTCGCCGGGGGAACGGACCTCCTCGTGGCCATGAGAATGAAGGGAGCGAGGCCTGACGCCCTGGTCAACCTGAAGACCGTTCCCGGTCTCGATACGATCGAAGCTCGCGCCGACGGGCTCTTTATCGGAGCTCTCGCCACTATGCAGGCCGTGGCGGACAGCCCGGAAGTGGCGCGTGGGTTTGGCTGCCTTGCTCGGGCCGCTGGCGTCGTGGGCTCGTGGCAGGTACGCAACAGGGCCACGGTGGGAGGCAACCTTTGCAACGGGGCGCCGTCGGCTGAGACCGCCCCGCCACTGCTGGTGCTGGGTGCCAAGGCGCACGTGGCGGAGCCCGGAGGCGGGGCGAAGGTCGTCGACCTCGATGACTTCTTCCTGGGTCCAGGGGTCACTTTGTGCTCGTCGGGCAGGCTCCTCCTTGGGATAGCCGTGCCGGAGCCTCCTCAAGACATGTGGACAACTTACATCAAACACAGCCCGCGCAGGGCCATGGACATCGCGGTCGTGGGAGTGGCTGTCGGGCTTGCGCTCAAGGACGGAGGCCGCGTGAGGGAAGCCAGGATCGCCCTAGGGGCTGTCGCACCCACGCCCTTCAGGGCGCGAGAGGCTGAAGCCTACCTGGAGGACAGGATCCTCACCTCGGAGGCGGCGAGGGAAGCGGGTAGACTTGCGGCGCGTGCCGCAAGGCCCATCTCCGACGTCCGCGCCTCAGCTGGGTACAGACTTGAGATGTGCGAGACACTGGTCGCAAGGGCCCTCACGGCTCTCGCCTCCTGTGGGAGGGATGGTCGGGGATGA
- a CDS encoding (2Fe-2S)-binding protein, with protein sequence MVTIRLRVNGKAREVSVRPNETLLDVLRERLGLTGTKKGCVLGDCGACTVLLDGKPVNSCLVLAVDAAHGEVLTVEGLAENGGLHPLQEAFIRYGAIQCGYCSPGMLLSLKALLDREPYPTREQVMSAISGNLCRCGGYHKIADAAQAASSAGERGGDDRS encoded by the coding sequence ATGGTGACTATCAGGCTCCGGGTGAATGGAAAGGCTCGGGAGGTGTCTGTGAGACCCAACGAGACGCTGCTCGATGTGCTCAGAGAGAGGCTTGGGCTCACCGGCACCAAGAAAGGATGCGTCCTTGGAGACTGCGGCGCGTGCACGGTGCTCCTGGACGGAAAGCCCGTGAACTCGTGCCTCGTACTCGCTGTGGACGCCGCTCACGGCGAGGTTCTCACTGTCGAGGGCTTGGCGGAGAACGGCGGACTGCATCCTCTTCAGGAGGCTTTCATCAGGTACGGCGCGATTCAGTGTGGATACTGCTCCCCGGGCATGCTCCTGTCTCTCAAAGCATTGCTCGACCGCGAGCCTTACCCGACTCGCGAACAAGTCATGAGCGCCATCTCTGGCAATCTTTGCCGGTGCGGCGGATACCACAAGATCGCCGACGCGGCCCAGGCGGCCTCGAGTGCGGGAGAGCGCGGGGGTGACGATAGATCATGA